One part of the Humulus lupulus chromosome 9, drHumLupu1.1, whole genome shotgun sequence genome encodes these proteins:
- the LOC133800315 gene encoding potassium transporter 1-like, producing the protein MSRNLSLAYQSFGVVYGDLGTSPLYVYSSTFSGKLQKHISQDAIFGAFSLIFFIDANILTFCMPCQEMIEIVIFIIGNFQMSCFVLLASILLCCPSYVSAVVVKANLFDVALNTNILDIVSNGSLRTSQALEV; encoded by the exons ATGTCGAGGAATTTGTCACTAGCTTATCAGAGCTTTGGTGTAGTTTACGGGGACTTGGGTACTTCACCTCTTTATGTTTACTCAAGCACATTTTCTGGGAAGTTACAGAAACATATTAGCCAAGATGCAATCTTTGGTgctttttcattgatctttttcATTGATGCAAACATATTAACCTTTTGCATGCCATGTCAAGAGATGATCGAGATTGTGATTTTTATTATCGGTAATTTTCAG ATGAGCTGCTTCGTGTTACTAGCATCGATATTGCTATG ttGCCCTTCATATGTTTCTGCAGTAGTTGTTAAGGCAAATTTATTTGATGTGGCTTTAAATACAAATATTCTTGATATTGTCTCTAATGGTTCCTTGAG GACTTCACAAGCATTGGAGGtctga